Genomic window (Bradyrhizobium sp. 186):
GCCGAGGAGATCGTGATCATCACGATCAACGAGGCCGACACGGTCCCCGGTGAAGTCTCGGCGCACAATTTGGCCAAGCATCTCGGGCGGCGCGGGCTCTCGACCCGCACGGTCGGCTTGCCAGCCACGCGCTCCAACATTCAGCCGGCCATCCTGTCGTTGGCAGCCGACGAAAGCCTCGACCTTCTGGTGATGGGCGGCTACGGCCATTCGCGATTCCAGGAACGCATCCTCGGCGGCGTCACCCGCGCCATGCTGGAAGCGATGACGGTTCCGACGCTGATGTCGCATTAAACAAGAAGCGCGCCGATCAGCCGCCCTTGTCGTTCGGATTCGCAATCGCGTCCCTTCAGGGGCGCCGGCATCGGGAAGTTCAGGTTCACGTTCTTGGGCGGGACGGGCTTTGTGAATTCACGACCAATGGAGCAAGCTTGGCTGGGCCTTCAATGCGGCGCCGAGCGAACCTGTCTGGGCGCTCTGCCCCGCGACCGGGTGCACTACGGCGGCTCCTATCCGATGACGAAGGAGAACTGGCCGCTGATCGGGGCTGCGAAGACACCGGGCGTATTCCTGACAGCTGCACTGTCCGGCTATGGCACGCTGTCGGCTTGCGCGGCGGGCGACCTCTGCGCCCGCGCCGCGGTCGGCGCGCCGGTTCCGTCCTTTGCCGGCGCTCTCTCGCTGGCGCGCTACGAGAACAAGGGGCTCATGGGTGAACTCGAAAGCGCCGAGAGCCGCGGCCCGCTTTGATCGCGTACGAGACTAGCGCCTCACGCCGCGACCGGGGTTTCCCACGCCGTCGCCGCGATGGCGTCCTCTTCGCGCTGCGCATTGCACACGTCGAAATGCGCCGTCAGCGCAATCTCGGCGAGATGCTCAAAATGTTCGGCCTGGCCAAGGAGTTGCCAGCTCTGAAGCGGCCGGTAGGCCGCCTGCTGACGACAGAGGGACGCCAGCGCCCGGTAGCGACGTACGTTCTCCATGAGAATCTCCCTCTCGGTCACATCCGGCTTATTCCTCCGGTTTGCGTCAGGGACATTGCACTTCTGCGAAATATTTTCTGCGCAAAGCCGGTAGGTCCTGGGAACGTTAACCTGCGCTGCAACGCGGCTGCTTTGCTTTGGCGCAAACTTTACAAATGTTCGGCGGTTTGCTCTCGGCAGCCGACAGCTCAATGCGGACCGAGCCACAAAGTTGCGGCATGTGTGAGGCAAAGCACAGCCGGACGCCGCTATCGCTCGTATAAATTTTGGCGTATGGCCGCAAACAAGGTAACGGCGGTACACCGGGGCTACGCCATCAGCGAGCCTGCGACTTTGGAGCCGCGCGGGCATGGAACCGGCGGCTCATTTCGTTTCTGGTGGCGGGCTAGGCGTAAAAGCGGCGTTCGACGCCCACACCGATCAGATCGAGATAACGCTCGATCAGTTCGGGACGGCCGACGAGATAGCCCTGCATCTCCTCACAGGCCTCGCGGGCCAAGAAATCGCGCTGCGCTTCGGTCTCCACCCCTTCCGCGACGACCGGAATCTTCAAGGCATGCGCGAGGCTCAGGACCGCGCGGACGATCTCGGCCGATTGCGGTGTTGCCTCCAGGTTGGAGATGAAGCTGCGGTCGATCTTGATCTTGTCGAACGGGAACGACTGGAGATATGACAGCGAAGAATAGCCGGTGCCGAAATCGTCCATCGCGATCCGGATGCCGAGCGCCTTCAGCCGCCGCAGCAGATTGAGCGCGCGGGTGAAATCGCCGATCAGCACGCCCTCGGTGATCTCGACCTCGAGCCGCGTGGGCGCAAGTCCCGTCTCCAGCAGGATCTGGTGGATCGAACGTTCGAGGTCGCCGGCCAGGAACTGGACCGGCGACAGGTTGACTGCAACCTGCAACGGCCGCGGCCAGGACGCCGCCTCGCGACACGCCTCGCGCAACACCCATTCGCCGATCTCGATGATCAGCCCGTTCTCCTCGGCGAGTGGAATGAACTGGTCGGGCGGCACGAAACCCCGCGTCGGATGATTCCAGCGCAGCAGCGCCTCGAAGCCGATGACCTCGCCGTCCATCCGCGCTTGCGGCTGGAAGTAGACGAGGAGCTGGTTCTGCTCGAGCGCCTGCCGCAGGTCGTGCTGCAACAGCCTGCGGTCGCGCAGCTCCAGGTCCATCTCGGATTCGAAGAAGCGAACCCTGCCCCTGCCTTCGCGCTTGGCACGATAGAGCGCAGAATCGGCATTCGCGAGCAGCGTGGCCGCGTCCACGCCGTCATCCGGATAGACCGCGATGCCGACGCTCAAGCCGACATGGGAGAGATAGTCGTCTACCTCGAGCTCGTTGCCGATCACTTCGACCAGGCGTTCGGCAAGCGCCAGCGCCTCTTCGCGGCAGACCTCGTCCGGCATCAGAATCATGAACTCGTCGCCGCCGATGCGGGCGACGAAGGCGCCGTCCGCCTCCGCGGCGAGACGGACGGCCGCCGCCCGCATCAGCATGTCGCCGACGGGATGGCCGAACACGTCGTTGACTTCCTTGAAGCGGTCGAGATCGAGGCTCAGCACCGCAAAACTCGTCAACGCTTCCTGCGCACGCTCCAGCCGCTCGCTCAGCGCCGCGTTGAAAGCGCTGCGGTTCGGCAGATCGGTCAAGGCATCGTGATGCGCAAGATGGCCGATCCGTTCCAGGGTCGTGACGCGCTCGGTGACGTCCTCGATCACACCGACCAGATATTGCGGGTCGCCGGCGCCGTCCGTGATTAGCATCTTGCGCGAATTGATCACGCGGTCGCGGCCCTTGACGCCGACTTCGATCAGATGCTCCTCGAGGAACATCGGCATGCCGCTGGCGACGATCCTGCGGTCCTGCTCGTTGACCATGCGGGCGACGTCCGCCGGAAAAATCTCCTCGGCCGTCCTGCCCAACATCTGTTGGCGTGGCAGGCCGTAATAGTCCTCGCCGGCGCGGTTGAGCAGAATGTAGCGGGAATCCTTCGCGCATTTTGCGAAGACGGCGATCGGGATGTTCTCGACGATGGTGTCGAGGAACTCGCGGGTCCGGAGCAGATCCTCTTCCACCTGATCATGCGTCTGAGCGCGCGCGTCGGTCATGCGCCGGCGATCGCGGTCGCTTGCCTCGTAGGCCGCACTGACGAGTTCGCCCAGCCTGGCGAGATCGACTTGGCCGTCGGCGTCGGTAGCGCAGCGAAGCTGCTCGGCGAACAAACGATGCATGCTCATGCTACCGCTCCTCGCCGCGCGCAGGCTCATGCCCGCAAAGGTCCTCGATCCGCATCCCCGCGCTCTCTCGCGTTCGTAAACCGCAGATTGAGACGCATAGCATTGCGCGAGCGTTAACCCGTCTTCGCGGATTGGCGGGTTTTGAAGATACCCGGTCGTTGTAAATCAAAGGCTTATGTCAAAAGGTCTTCACTACGGCGGTTGGCTTGGGTGACGGCGGCTGTGGTGATCCTGGGCGGCGGCTGCGGTGGCAGGCGGAGTTTCAGCCGGTCGATCAAGAGCTGCAGTTCGGGTTCTGGGTGGGTATAGCGAGTGAGCAGGATCTCGCGCCCGTCGGTGGTCGGCAGATGGACGTCGATCATCTGGACGGCGGCGAACTTTTCGAGCGCGCTGCGCGCGGTCAGCCCGGGCGCCAGCGCATGAAGGCGACGGGTCAGCGTGATCTGCATGCAGTAGGCCAGGAAGGCGATGAAGATGTGGGCTTCGATCCGCTTCTCGTCCTGATGGAAGACCGGACGGATCGCCAGGTCGCCTTTGAGATTGCGGAAGGCCTCTTCGACGGCGACGAGCTGGGTGTAGTATTGCCATAGTTGGGCGGGATCGTTGTCGCTGAGATTGGTGCGCAGCAGGTAGCGGCCTTCGCGCCGCCGTGTCGTTCGCAGCTTCTTGCGATTGAGCGCGAAGGTGAAGCTCGGGCGCTCCTTGTCGATCTCGATATCAACCAGACGCCAGGCGGCCGGCGCCTTCGAACGCGCGCCGCCGAGTTTCATCAGCAGCTCTTCGCGCGTGACCTCCATCGCGTCGATTTGCCGGAGCCGCCTCCACAGCCACTTCAACTGCCGCCGCCGCATCGCGCGTTCCTTGGTGACCCGATCGGCGCTTTGCGCGAAGACATAAAGCTCGCCGTCCTCGGCCAACAGCTTCACCTTCACGCCCTCCCGCGCCTCCTGCCATGGCTTTTGCAGCAGGTGCTTCTCCAGCCGGTTCAGGCGTCCCTTCGGCGTTCCCACCAGATACTGCACCGGCGGATCGCTGTTGCGCATCTCGGCCAGCACCGCCTCGGTCGGCACGCCGCGATCCATCACCCAGACCCGCCGCGCCTTGCCATATTGCAGTTCGATCTTGCCCAGGAACATCCGCAGCGTCTTGCTGTCGGCGGTGTTGCCGGGCAGCACCTCGTAAGCCAGCGGCAAGCCGTCCGGCGTCACCACCAGCGCGATCACGACTTGCGGGCAGTCCGGCCGCTTGTCGCGGCTGTAGCCGTGGCGGCGCTTGCTGCCTTGCGGCAAGTCCGAGGCGTTGACCTCGAAGTAGGTGCTGGTCAGATCGTACAGCAGCACGTCGAAGTCGGCGTTGAACAGATCGCGCCAACGCCCGACCAGATGCGAGAACAGCGCCTCCTTATGCTCGAGCAACAGGTCATGGCAGGCATAGAGCTTGTGCTCTTCAGCCAGGCCGAAGTCAGTCCCCAAGAGATCGGCCATCGCGCTGTTGCCGAACCATTGCCGATGTAGCCGCCATTCGCTGCCCGGCGCGATCAGCCGATAGGTCGCGAGCACTTGCAGGATTTGATCCCACCTCGTCTTCTTGCGGCTCGGGGGCAACCGATCGGCCCAGAACCGATCAAGCTGAAGTTCCTGCCACAACTGCCCGGCCAGCCAGCACGCGCCCCATTGGCGTGGGCGACGAAGCTGCATCTCGGACAGGCGAAGCTGAACGACAGACGCATCGCCTGCGACCGCATCGCATCGATCCTCCGGGAATAGCGCCAGTGTCCGCGGGCGGCCGGCATCCTCGTCGAACACCTCGATCGCCTTGCGCCAGGCCGCCGCCTGCGAAGAGTTGATCTCGCCGAGATACAGCACATGCCGCTGTACCACGCGTCCGTCGTCGAGCCGCTTGCTCTCGACGACGTTCCAGTAATGGTGCGCCTTGCCGTTCTTCTTTCGCTCGGTGCGTCGCAGGAACATGACGCGCAGAATCTATCCGCATCATCCCGCCCTTGGGAATCGGGTAGGTCTTCACTACAGCCATTTTCGGCCGAATCCGACGACCTCGCTCCTTGCAAATCAATCACTTAGCCGAGCAAAAAATCTCAAAATCCGCGATTTCGAGCGCGAATCCGCGAAGTCGGGTTAATCGAACTTTCGCCTCAGACCCGTTGGTTACCCCGGCCTGAAGGAATCCCATCGCCTTGTGCGCCAACTTCCGTAGAATCCGGAGGAAGGTGGCATGCCTTGGTACAACCGACACTGCGGTGCACGGCTCCCGTAGTCTACCGGACGAGCGCGTCCTCTCCGGCCCGCATCGGCTGCACGGAAATATCTTGCAGCTTCGGAACCCGGCCAGCCTCGGCGGCGATGCGAATGGCTGCGATGTTGCTGGCATAGTCGGCGCCGCTGTTGCCGCGAAACACGGCGGAACCCGCCACCAGCGTATCGGCGCCCGCGGCGGCGACGGCGGCGGCATTGTCGCGCGTGATGCCGCCATCAGCCTCGAGCCGGATCGGCCGGTCGCCGATCATGCCTCGAATGCGCCTGATCTTCTCGAGCTGGGATTCGAGGAAGGACTGACCGCCAAAGCCTGGATTGACCGTCATCACCAGCACGAGATCGATCCGGTCGAGCACATATTCAATCGCTTGTTCCGGCGTTGCCGGGCACAGGCTGACACCGGCCTTCTTGCCGAGCCCGCGGATGGCCTGTAGCGAGCGGTCGAGATGGACACCGGCTTCGGCATGCACTGTGACGACGTCGGCGCCAGCCTTCGCGAACGCCTCAATGTAAGGATCGACCGGCGCAATCATGAGATGGACGTCGAAGATCCGCTTCGTCAGCGGCCGGATCGCCTTGATGATGTCAGCGCCAAAACTGATGTTCGGCACGAAATGCCCGTCCATGACGTCGCAATGGATCCAGTCGGCGCCGGCCGCGTCGATCGCCGCGATCTCCTCGCCGAGCCTGGCGAAGTTTGCCGCCAGGATCGACGGCGCAATAAGGATCTCTCTGCTCATGGCTTGGCACTCCTCCCCGCCGCGGAACCGTCGCTGAAGACGCGGCTCGCCAGGACGTCGGCCGGATCGATCGTTTCGAGCTCGGCGATGTCAAGCATGCGGTCGAGATCGGAGACGAGGCGATCGGCCTGCCGCAACCGGATGCGGTCGACCGCGTTGCGGATCGAGCGCGCGTTGGAGAAGAGCGGCTGGGTCCGGCGCAGCGCGATGTATTTTTCGAAGGCCTCGCGCGCCGCCGCCGAGAAGCGGTAGCCGCGCTCCCTGAGCATCAGCTCGGCGATGACGAGAAGCTCGGCTTCCGCATAGTCGGGAAAGTCGATGTGGTGCGCGATGCGCGATCGGAAGCCGGGATTAGAGGCGAAGAATCTCGTCATCCGTTCGCCATAGCCGGCAAGGATCACGACCAGGTCCTCGCGCTGGTTCTCCATGACCTGAAGCAAGATCTCGATCGCCTCCTGGCCGTAGTCGCGCTCATTGTCGGGCCGGTGCAGGTAATAGGCCTCGTCGATGAAAAGCACGCCGCCCATCGCCTTCTTGAGGATCTCCTTGGTTTTCGGCGCGGTGTGGCCGATATACTGGCCGACGAGATCGTCGCGCGTCACCGAGATCACCTGCCCGCGCCGCACGAAGCCGAGGCCGTGCAGGATTTTCGCCATGCGCAGCGCCACGGTGGTCTTGCCGGTGCCGGGATTGCCGGTGAACGACATGTGCAGCGTCGGCGGCGCGGAGGCCAGTCCCGCGCGCTGCCGGATGCGCTCGATCAGCAAAAGCGAAGCGATCTGACGCACGCGGTTCTTAACCGGCTTGAGCCCGATCAGCTCCTGCTCGAGTTGTTGCAGCGTATCGGTAATCCCGACCGCTTCGGCTTCCTTGCGAAGATCGAACGTGGTTTCGCCACCTTCGGTAGTTGTCGCGTGGGGAACATCGAGCATCGGCTCCTCGAAGAAAAAGAGCTTCGCCGCGGGGGAGCGGCGAAGCAGTGGTCCGCCAAGGATACGGAGCAGGGAGTGCTCCGCGCGGAGAAGAATGGTTATTGCGAGACGTGCGCGGCCGGCTTTCGTACAGTGGTGTACCGGATTGCACGCCCGCCAATCTCCTGTCGCACCAGTTCGAACTCGGCCTCCTGCAGCGGCCGGTTGACCAGGAAGGAGATCCGCACCGATTCCCAGCCAGGACTGGAGTCGAAGCCGCTGATGCGGATGTAGCGGTCGCCGTACACCCGGCGGCACTCGGCGAGCTCCATCATCACGCCGGCGGCGTCCTGGAGATCGAACATCGGCAGGCCCCACATCTCCCAATAGGTGTTGCGGGGATGCGGATCGTCGGTGAACTCGATGTTCACCGCCCAGCCATTGGCCAGGCAGTACTGCACCTGCTTGGTGATCTGTTCGTCAGTGAGGTCGGGCAGGAAGGAAAAACACCCTTGCGTCAGCTTCATCTCATGTCTCCTCAAACGGTTTCCAACGCGGTCGGCACGAAGTCCGGCGTGTCGGTGGATTGATAGTTGAAGCTGACATCCTTCCAGACCTCGAGCGCGGCCTTGAGCGGCGTGCAGGTCTCGGCCGCCTTCGCCAGGATCTCGGGCCCTTCATGGACGTAGTCGCGGCCTTCGTTGCGGGCGAGGATCATCGCTTCCAGCGCCACGCGGTTTGCAATCGCACCGGCCGCGATCCCCATGGGATGGCCGATGGTGCCCCCGCCGAATTGCAGCACGACGTCCTCCCCCAACAGGTCGAGCAACTGGTGCATCTGGCCAGCGTGGATACCGCCCGAGGCGACCGGCATCATCTTGTTCAGGCTCGCCCAGGACTGGTCGAAGAACAGGCCGTGCTCGAGCATCATCGGATTGAAGTCCTCGCGGCAGACGTCGTAGTAGCCGCGCGTGGTGTTGGGATCGCCTTCGAGCTTGCCGACCACCGTGCCGGCGTGGATGTGGTCGACACCGGCGAGCCGCATCCATTTGGCAATGACGCGGAACGACACGCCGTGGTTCTTCTGCCGCGTATAGGTCGAGTGACCGGCGCGGTGCAGATGCAGGATCATGTCATTGCGGCGCGCCCATTTCGCCATCGACTGGATCGCGGTGTAGCCGATCACGAGATCGATCATCACGACGACCGAGCCGAGCTCCTTGGCGAACTCCGCGCGCTCATACATGTCCTCCATGGTGGCGCCGGTGATGTTGAGATAGGTACCCTTCGTCTCGCCGGAGGCCGCCTGCGCGCGGTTGACGCCCTCCATGCAATAGAGGAAGCGGTCGCGCCAATGCATGAAGGGCTGCGAGTTGATGTTCTCGTCGTCCTTGGTGAAGTCGAGCCCGCCTTTGAGCGCTTCGTAGACGACACGGCCGTAGTTGCGGCCCGAGAGGCCGAGCTTGGGCTTGATGGTCGCTCCCAGCAGCGGCCGGCCGAACTTGTTGAGCCGCTCGCGCTCGACCACGATTCCGGTCGCGGGCCCCTGAAACGTCTTCACGTAAGCCACCGGCAGCCGCATGTCTTCCAGCCGCAGCGCCTTCAGCGGCTTGAAGCCGAACACGTTGCCGATGATCGAGGCTGACAGGTTGGCGATCGAGCCGGATTCGAACAGGTCGAGATCGTAAGCGATGTAGGCAAAGTACTGGCCTGGCGAGCCCGGCACCGGATCGACGCGATAACACTTTGCGCGATATTTCTCCGCCGCGGTCAGCCGGTCGGTCCAAACCACCGTCCAGGTCGCGGTCGAGGATTCGCCGGCGACCGCGGCCGAGGCTTCGATCGGGTCAACGCCATCCTGCGGCGTCACCCGGAACAGCGCGATGACATCCGTTTCCTTCGGCACGTAGTCGGGCTCCCAATAGCCCATGCGCTTGTATTCCATGACGCCCGAGCGATAGCGCTCCTTGCCGCGGACGGTGCCGGTATGTGCGTTCATGACTTTCTCCTCGTCTTCTGCTCTCTGAATGGCTCAGGCCGCGACGGGCTCGCGGGCGTCAATGCGCGGATCGAGTTCGCCGGCGCGGTACCGCCGCGCCATCTCGCTCATCGGAACGACCTTGATCTTGCTTGCGTGTCCGGCGGTGCCGAATTGCTCGAACCGTTCGCGGCACAGATCGCGCATCGCATCCATCGCTGGCTTCAAGAATTTCCGCGGGTCGAACTCGGAGCGCGCCTGCGCAGCCACCTTGCGGAACACCGCGGTCATCGCCAGCCGGCAGTCGGTGTCTATATTGACCTTGCGCACACCGCTCTTGATGCCGCGGACGATCTCCTCCACCGGCACGCCCCAGGTCTGCGGCATCTCGCCGCCGAACTGGTTGAACATGTCCTGGAGCGGCTGCGGCACCGAGGACGAGCCGTGCATCACAAGATGCGTATTCGGCAGCCGGCGATGGATCTCCTCGACCACCCGCATCGCCAGGATGTCGCCGTCGGGTTTGCGGCTGAACTTGTAGGCGCCATGCGACGTGCCCATCGCGATGGCGAGCGCATCGACCTTGGTGGCACGAACGAAGTCGACCGCTTGGTCGGGATCGGTGAGCAACTGGTCGTGGCTGACCTTGCCCTCGACGCCGTGACCATCCTCCTGCTCACCGCCGCCATGCTCGAGCGAACCGAGCACGCCGAGCTCGCCCTCCACCGACGCACCGACCCAATGCGCGAGATCGACGACGCGGCGGGTGATCGCCACGTTGTAGTCGTAGTCGGCTGCGGTCTTGGCGTCCGACTTCAGCGAGCCGTCCATCATCACTGAAGTGAAGCCATGGGCGATGGCGGATGCGCAGGTCGCCTCGTCATTGCCGTGGTCCTGGTGCATGCAGAGCGGGATATCCGGGTACGTGCGCTCCAGCGCATCGATCATATGCGAGAGCATGAGATCGCCGGCGTAGCTGCGCGCGCCGCGCGAGGCCTGGATGATCACGGGCGCATCGACCTCGGCCGCTGCCTGCATGATGGCAATCCCCTGCTCCATGTTGTTGATGTTGAACGCCGGCACCGCGTAGCCGTGGTGAGCTGCGTGATCGAGCAATTGCCGAAGGGTGATACGTGCCACGGGATATCCTCCTGTTATCTTTTGCCTGCGCGCGCGATTGCCCGCCGGGCGGCATCCGCGATGCTTTGGGATGTGATTCCGAATTCGTGATAGAGCACGGGCGCCGGCGCCGAGGCGCCGAAGCCGCGCATGCCGACGAACTCACCATCGGCACCGATCCAGCGCGACCAGTCGCCGAGCACAGCCGCCTCAATTCCGATGCGCGGCGCGGTGCCGAGCACCTGGGCGCGGTAGTCGTCCGGCTGCTCCTCGAACAGCGCGAAACACGGCGCGGAGACAACGGCCGCGCGGATGTGCTCGGTCGCGAGCAGGCGGGCGGCTTCCAGCGCGATCGAAACTTCCGAGCCTGTTGCGATCAGCGTCACGTCGCGGCCGCCATCCGGCGTGACCACGAGATAGGCACCGTGCGCCACGCGGTTTCTGCCACGGGCATCGCTGCGGAATGTCGGGAGCGCCTGGCGCGACAGGCAGAGCACGGAGGGACGATCCTCCGCCTCGAGCGCGCAGTCCCAGGCTTCCAGCGTCTCCACCGCGTCCGCCGGGCGGAACACCAGCAGATTCGGAATCACCCGCAGCGCTGCGAGATGCTCGACCGGCTGATGTGTCGGGCCGTCTTCGCCGAGGCCAATGGAGTCATGGGTCATCACATGGATGACGCGGAGCCGCATCAAGGCCGCAAGGCGGATCGCCGGCCGGCTGTAGTCGGAAAACGCGAGGAACGTGCCGCCGTAGGGAATGAAGCCGCCATGCAGCGCGAGGCCGTTCATCGCAGCGGCCATGCCGTGTTCGCGAATGCCATAGTGGATATAGTCGCCTGCGAATGCGCCGTGGGTGACCGGCTGCTGGGCCTTGGCGTGTGTCAGATTCGAGTGCGTCAGGTCCGCGGAGCCGCCGACCAGGCCGGGGATCGTCCCGGCAATGCCGTCAAGCACCTGCTGCGAGGCCTGCCGCGTCGCGAGCTTCGGCCGCTCGGTGGCAAAGCGCTCGCGCAATTTTGCCGAGGCCTGGGCATAGGCGCCCGGCAGGGCAACAGCCTTGCCCTCGATGAAAAGCTCACGCTGCGCCGGCTCCGCAAGCTCATAGCGGTCGAGCCATGCAAGGCGGGCCACCTGCCCGCGCTGTCCGATCATCCGCCAAGCCTTCAGGATCGGGATCGGCACGACGAAGGGCTGGTAGTCCCAGCCGAGCGTCCGGCGCGCCGCCGCGGTCTGCTCGGCGCCGAGCGGAGCGCCATGCGCCTTCTCGGTGCCCTGGCGGTCCGGCGCACCAAAGCCGATGATGGTGCGGCACGCGATCAGCGACGGCCTTGTGGTTTCACGCTCCTCGGCAATGGCCTGCGCGATCGCCTCGGCGTCATGCCCGTCGACGCGGCGCACCGACCAGCCCGACGCCGCGAACCGCGCGAGCTGATCGTCCGACGTCGCGAGCGAGGTCGGCCCGTCGATGGAGATGCCGTTGTCGTCGAACAGCACGATCAGCCGTGACAATTGCAGATGGCCCGCGAGCGAGATCGCCTCCTGGCTGAGGCCTTCCATCAGGCAGCCATCGCCGGCGATCACATAGGTGAAGTGATCGACGAGACCGTCGCCGTGCCGCGCATTGGCCATGCGCTCCGCGAGTGCCATGCCGACCGCGGTCGCGATCCCCTGCCCCAGCGGCCCCGTCGTGGTCTCGACGCCCGGTGTGTGGCCATATTCCGGATGGCCCGGCGTCTTCGAGCCCCACTGCCGGAACGCCTTGATGTCGTCGAGGCCGAGATCGCCGCCGGTGAGATGGAGCAGCGCATAGAGCAGCATCGAGCCGTGGCCAGCCGAGAGGACAAAACGGTCGCGGTCCGGCCAGTTCGGATGCGCCGAGTCGAACTTGAGGAATCGCGAGAACAGCACGGTCGCGACGTCGGCCATGCCCATGGGCAAGCCGGGATGGCCGGACTGCGAGTTCTCGATGGCGTCGACCGCGAGGAAGCGGACGGCATTGGCGAGATCACTATGCGTGACCGCCGTGAGGTCGGCTTCGGCGTGGACAGAGATGTTCATCGGATCCTCCCTTGTTCACTTCAGATTTCGCTTGCGCTCGATGAGCTGCATGATCAGCGGCGTCAGGATGAGCTGCATCGCCAGGTCGAGCTTCGCGCCGGGGCACACGATGGAATTCGCGCGCGACATGAAGCTGTGCGGCAGCATCGAAAGCAGATAGGGGAAGTCGATGCCGCGCGGGTTCTTGAAGCGGATCACCACCATCGATTCGTCCGGCGTCGGGATCCAGCGCGCGATGAACGGATTGGACGTATCCACCGTCGGCACGCGCTGGAAATTGATGTCCGTCTCGCTGAATTGCGGACAGATGTAGTGGATGTAATCAGGCATCCGCCGCAGGATGGTGTCAGTGACGGCTTCCGTCGAATAACCGCGCGCACTGCGGTCGCGGTGCAGCTTCTGGATCCATTCGAGATTGATGACGGGCACGACGCCGATCTTCAAATCGGCATAGCGCGCGACATTGACCTTCTCGGTGACGACGGCGCCGTGCAGGCCCTCATAGAACAGCAGGTCCGAATTTTCGGGCAGCCGCTCCCATTCGGTGAATGTGCCCGGCGCCGCGCCGTGTAGCGCGGCTTCCTCGGCATCGTGCACATAATGCCGCGTCACGGCCGCGCCGGTCTCGCCATAATCGCGGAACGCGCGCTCCAGCTCCTCGAACAGATTGGTCTCGGGGCTGAAATGGCTGAAATGCCTGTTGCCGCACTCGGCCTCCCTCGCCATCTGCGAGCGCATCTCGGCGCGATCGTAGCGGTGGAACGCGTCGCCTTCGATGTAGACGGCATTGACGCGCTCGCGGAAGAATATCTGCTCGAAGGTCTTCTTGACCGAGGTAGTGCCCGCGCCGGAGGAGCCTGTGATCGAGATGATCGGGTGTTTCCTAGACATGCGTCACCTCTCTTACAGCCGGAAGAAGCCGCGCCGCGCGAACAGCGGCGCGGAGATGCTTGCGACCAGCAGCGGATCGCAATGCAGTTCCGCGACGCGCCGCACCTCATTGCTCGAACCCATGATCAGGGGCACGCGCTGGTGCAGATTATCCGCCGCGAGGTCGAGGATGCGCTCGCGCCCGGTCGAGGCGGAGCCGCCGGCCTGCTCCATGATCAAGGCCATCGGGTGCGCCTCGTAAGTGAGGCGCAAGCGGCCGTCGCCATAGCCGGGGCGCGCATCGGACGGATAGAGGAAGACACCGCCGCGGGTGAGAATGCGGTAGGTCTCCGCGACCAGCGAGCCGATCCAGCG
Coding sequences:
- a CDS encoding form I ribulose bisphosphate carboxylase large subunit, whose protein sequence is MNAHTGTVRGKERYRSGVMEYKRMGYWEPDYVPKETDVIALFRVTPQDGVDPIEASAAVAGESSTATWTVVWTDRLTAAEKYRAKCYRVDPVPGSPGQYFAYIAYDLDLFESGSIANLSASIIGNVFGFKPLKALRLEDMRLPVAYVKTFQGPATGIVVERERLNKFGRPLLGATIKPKLGLSGRNYGRVVYEALKGGLDFTKDDENINSQPFMHWRDRFLYCMEGVNRAQAASGETKGTYLNITGATMEDMYERAEFAKELGSVVVMIDLVIGYTAIQSMAKWARRNDMILHLHRAGHSTYTRQKNHGVSFRVIAKWMRLAGVDHIHAGTVVGKLEGDPNTTRGYYDVCREDFNPMMLEHGLFFDQSWASLNKMMPVASGGIHAGQMHQLLDLLGEDVVLQFGGGTIGHPMGIAAGAIANRVALEAMILARNEGRDYVHEGPEILAKAAETCTPLKAALEVWKDVSFNYQSTDTPDFVPTALETV
- the fba gene encoding class II fructose-bisphosphate aldolase (catalyzes the reversible aldol condensation of dihydroxyacetonephosphate and glyceraldehyde 3-phosphate in the Calvin cycle, glycolysis, and/or gluconeogenesis); translation: MARITLRQLLDHAAHHGYAVPAFNINNMEQGIAIMQAAAEVDAPVIIQASRGARSYAGDLMLSHMIDALERTYPDIPLCMHQDHGNDEATCASAIAHGFTSVMMDGSLKSDAKTAADYDYNVAITRRVVDLAHWVGASVEGELGVLGSLEHGGGEQEDGHGVEGKVSHDQLLTDPDQAVDFVRATKVDALAIAMGTSHGAYKFSRKPDGDILAMRVVEEIHRRLPNTHLVMHGSSSVPQPLQDMFNQFGGEMPQTWGVPVEEIVRGIKSGVRKVNIDTDCRLAMTAVFRKVAAQARSEFDPRKFLKPAMDAMRDLCRERFEQFGTAGHASKIKVVPMSEMARRYRAGELDPRIDAREPVAA
- the tkt gene encoding transketolase; translated protein: MNISVHAEADLTAVTHSDLANAVRFLAVDAIENSQSGHPGLPMGMADVATVLFSRFLKFDSAHPNWPDRDRFVLSAGHGSMLLYALLHLTGGDLGLDDIKAFRQWGSKTPGHPEYGHTPGVETTTGPLGQGIATAVGMALAERMANARHGDGLVDHFTYVIAGDGCLMEGLSQEAISLAGHLQLSRLIVLFDDNGISIDGPTSLATSDDQLARFAASGWSVRRVDGHDAEAIAQAIAEERETTRPSLIACRTIIGFGAPDRQGTEKAHGAPLGAEQTAAARRTLGWDYQPFVVPIPILKAWRMIGQRGQVARLAWLDRYELAEPAQRELFIEGKAVALPGAYAQASAKLRERFATERPKLATRQASQQVLDGIAGTIPGLVGGSADLTHSNLTHAKAQQPVTHGAFAGDYIHYGIREHGMAAAMNGLALHGGFIPYGGTFLAFSDYSRPAIRLAALMRLRVIHVMTHDSIGLGEDGPTHQPVEHLAALRVIPNLLVFRPADAVETLEAWDCALEAEDRPSVLCLSRQALPTFRSDARGRNRVAHGAYLVVTPDGGRDVTLIATGSEVSIALEAARLLATEHIRAAVVSAPCFALFEEQPDDYRAQVLGTAPRIGIEAAVLGDWSRWIGADGEFVGMRGFGASAPAPVLYHEFGITSQSIADAARRAIARAGKR
- a CDS encoding phosphoribulokinase; amino-acid sequence: MSRKHPIISITGSSGAGTTSVKKTFEQIFFRERVNAVYIEGDAFHRYDRAEMRSQMAREAECGNRHFSHFSPETNLFEELERAFRDYGETGAAVTRHYVHDAEEAALHGAAPGTFTEWERLPENSDLLFYEGLHGAVVTEKVNVARYADLKIGVVPVINLEWIQKLHRDRSARGYSTEAVTDTILRRMPDYIHYICPQFSETDINFQRVPTVDTSNPFIARWIPTPDESMVVIRFKNPRGIDFPYLLSMLPHSFMSRANSIVCPGAKLDLAMQLILTPLIMQLIERKRNLK